One stretch of Paenibacillus sp. FSL R5-0341 DNA includes these proteins:
- a CDS encoding precorrin-8X methylmutase, whose product MDFKTEFKPLTVQPQEIEGKSFEMITEELGEHPFTDEQYPVVQRVIHASADFELGRSMVFHPDAIQAGIAALRAGQSVIADVQMIQAGVSKDRIRGFGGDVHVHISDPDVMEEAKRLNTTRAIISTRKANQLYEGGIYAIGNAPTALLELIRLVKEGEAKPGLIIGMPVGFVSAAESKDELRKLDIPFITNIGRKGGSTIVVAALNAISLMAVKA is encoded by the coding sequence ATGGATTTCAAAACGGAATTTAAACCGTTGACCGTACAACCACAGGAGATTGAGGGCAAAAGCTTTGAGATGATCACGGAGGAACTGGGTGAGCATCCTTTTACGGATGAGCAATATCCCGTGGTACAACGTGTCATCCACGCCTCGGCTGACTTCGAACTGGGCCGTAGCATGGTGTTCCACCCGGATGCCATTCAAGCAGGAATTGCAGCACTTCGCGCCGGGCAATCCGTCATCGCTGACGTACAGATGATTCAAGCTGGCGTGAGCAAGGATCGCATTCGCGGCTTTGGCGGAGATGTGCACGTACATATTTCCGACCCCGACGTGATGGAGGAAGCCAAACGCTTGAACACCACTCGGGCAATCATCTCGACACGCAAAGCAAACCAACTATACGAAGGCGGAATCTACGCCATTGGTAATGCCCCAACAGCACTGCTGGAGCTGATCCGTCTGGTCAAAGAAGGCGAAGCCAAACCTGGCCTGATCATCGGTATGCCGGTCGGATTCGTATCTGCAGCCGAGTCCAAAGACGAGCTACGCAAACTCGACATCCCGTTTATCACCAACATCGGCCGCAAAGGCGGAAGCACCATCGTCGTAGCTGCCTTGAACGCCATCTCCCTGATGGCTGTTAAAGCGTAG
- the cobJ gene encoding precorrin-3B C(17)-methyltransferase yields MQGQGKLLIIGFGPGAMEHITKRALEALQESEVIIGYNTYVDLIRPLLNGQAIVRTGMTEEVSRAQEAVRQAEMGKIVAVISSGDAGVYGMAGLVYEVLMEQGWKPDTGVAVEVIPGVSAIQSCASLLGAPVMHDACTISLSDHLTPWETIIRRVEAAASADFVIALYNPRSGRRTRQIVETQEMILRYRDPQTPVGLVKSAYRERQDVVMTTLEDMLNHDIGMLTTVIIGNSSTMMYEGLMVTPRGYQRKYTLNTAEQSLRPHERLRTEAEPWSLGAREARAAASGEAAGESAASDALAAQPQAEPALRGASAGAGMAPQGQPPAGAGAAAATPAASPASSAGTAVLAGERPAPVAAEAAPGRVAEAPRAGAAALAAEALTRLAAGGALAGESASRWLDTAAPSRTASAQQAATATAVRTAPEPGRKAPLFEVGVSPGVGNKKFTATQMALLAQCASEDGELEYTPEHQIILRVPTFEPDSLVEELRAANFIVVPIGDVIKVKACDFCNMEKDDAVPMANHLQAVIGGLGAPKETSVALNGCGMACYGAVLEDIGIVYRKGAYDLFLGGKKFGRNAHPAQPVAEGIPGDQIGGIVERIVADYKEKGHPNERFHKFFKRVGVIQGFRHVDAPVTVEVNPICGD; encoded by the coding sequence ATGCAAGGTCAAGGCAAGCTGCTGATTATCGGGTTCGGTCCGGGAGCGATGGAACATATCACGAAGCGGGCACTCGAGGCACTTCAGGAGAGCGAGGTTATTATCGGATACAACACTTATGTGGATCTTATCCGACCTCTGTTGAACGGGCAAGCGATTGTACGCACAGGCATGACGGAGGAAGTAAGCCGCGCACAAGAAGCGGTCAGACAGGCGGAGATGGGCAAAATTGTTGCCGTAATCTCCAGTGGTGACGCAGGCGTCTATGGTATGGCAGGTTTGGTATACGAGGTGCTGATGGAGCAAGGCTGGAAGCCGGATACCGGTGTTGCCGTTGAGGTCATTCCGGGTGTGTCGGCCATTCAATCTTGTGCTTCACTGTTGGGTGCCCCGGTCATGCATGATGCATGTACGATCAGCCTCAGTGATCACCTCACGCCGTGGGAGACCATTATTCGCCGGGTCGAAGCCGCAGCGTCCGCTGATTTTGTCATTGCTCTGTACAATCCACGCAGTGGACGGCGTACACGTCAGATCGTGGAGACGCAGGAAATGATTCTGCGTTATCGTGACCCACAGACCCCGGTAGGTCTGGTGAAAAGTGCATATCGTGAGCGTCAGGACGTTGTCATGACCACACTCGAGGATATGCTGAATCATGATATCGGCATGCTGACGACGGTGATTATCGGCAACTCCTCGACCATGATGTACGAAGGACTCATGGTCACACCGCGCGGGTATCAGCGGAAATACACGCTGAACACCGCGGAACAGTCGCTCAGACCTCATGAGCGACTGCGCACGGAAGCCGAGCCATGGTCGCTCGGCGCAAGGGAAGCCCGCGCTGCCGCCTCCGGCGAGGCAGCGGGCGAGAGCGCGGCCAGCGATGCATTGGCCGCGCAGCCACAGGCGGAGCCAGCCCTGCGCGGCGCAAGCGCCGGAGCGGGTATGGCTCCGCAAGGGCAGCCGCCCGCTGGCGCCGGGGCTGCTGCCGCTACGCCTGCGGCAAGCCCGGCGAGCAGCGCTGGCACCGCCGTGCTTGCCGGCGAGCGACCTGCGCCCGTTGCGGCAGAGGCCGCTCCGGGCCGAGTCGCGGAAGCGCCACGCGCCGGCGCAGCTGCGCTCGCCGCTGAGGCGTTGACGCGGCTCGCGGCAGGCGGAGCGCTCGCGGGCGAATCGGCGAGCCGCTGGCTGGATACAGCAGCGCCGAGCCGAACGGCAAGTGCGCAGCAGGCCGCGACCGCAACGGCGGTACGCACTGCGCCCGAGCCTGGGCGCAAGGCGCCGCTGTTCGAAGTCGGCGTGTCGCCCGGCGTGGGCAACAAAAAATTCACCGCCACCCAGATGGCGCTGCTGGCGCAGTGTGCAAGTGAAGACGGCGAACTGGAATACACGCCAGAGCACCAGATTATTTTGAGAGTGCCGACGTTTGAACCGGACTCGTTGGTTGAAGAGCTGCGTGCAGCGAATTTTATCGTTGTGCCGATCGGCGATGTCATCAAGGTGAAGGCCTGTGACTTCTGCAACATGGAGAAGGACGATGCTGTCCCGATGGCTAACCATTTACAGGCTGTAATAGGTGGATTGGGTGCACCCAAAGAAACGAGTGTGGCATTGAATGGTTGCGGTATGGCATGTTACGGGGCAGTGCTGGAGGATATCGGCATCGTGTATCGCAAAGGTGCATATGACCTGTTCCTCGGGGGCAAGAAGTTCGGACGTAATGCTCACCCTGCCCAGCCCGTAGCGGAGGGAATTCCGGGTGACCAGATTGGTGGGATTGTGGAAAGGATTGTAGCCGATTACAAGGAAAAAGGCCATCCGAACGAGCGATTCCACAAATTCTTCAAACGAGTCGGTGTAATTCAGGGCTTCCGCCATGTGGATGCACCGGTCACGGTGGAAGTAAACCCGATATGTGGTGACTAA
- a CDS encoding uroporphyrinogen-III synthase, producing MAQHLAGVRVALTGPRKSKEMSLLVEKMGGIPLVRPAQGTVFLDDRNIRDGLVSWISDPPDWAVLTTGMGLDALFEMAEDMEVAGKLLDALSESPIAARGYKTVNALRKRKLTPLVRDDDGSTDGLIREFASHDLKGKKVMLQLHGETAPKLVAWLEEQGAIVRQVLPYRHVPPEEAELELLLNEIIQREVDAVAFTSGPQVRFLTEYAASQDKLEPMLAAFRQGVIPASVGKVTANSMREEGIEALVIPEEEKMGALIVELGRYFAAGHADKVRGLQ from the coding sequence ATGGCTCAACATTTGGCAGGTGTACGTGTAGCATTGACAGGACCACGAAAATCGAAAGAAATGTCCTTACTGGTTGAAAAAATGGGTGGAATCCCGCTTGTGCGACCGGCACAGGGAACGGTATTTCTGGATGACCGGAATATCAGGGACGGGCTGGTATCCTGGATCTCGGACCCGCCGGACTGGGCGGTATTGACCACGGGCATGGGATTGGACGCTTTGTTTGAGATGGCCGAGGATATGGAAGTGGCGGGAAAATTACTGGATGCATTGTCGGAATCCCCGATTGCAGCCAGAGGGTACAAGACGGTAAATGCACTCAGAAAGCGCAAGTTAACGCCGCTGGTACGAGATGATGATGGTAGTACGGACGGGCTCATTCGTGAATTCGCATCCCATGATCTTAAAGGAAAAAAGGTTATGTTGCAGCTTCACGGGGAGACAGCTCCCAAGCTTGTAGCCTGGTTGGAAGAACAAGGGGCAATTGTTCGTCAAGTGCTGCCTTATCGCCATGTACCGCCGGAAGAGGCAGAGCTGGAACTGCTTTTAAATGAGATTATACAGCGTGAGGTTGATGCGGTTGCCTTCACGAGTGGACCGCAGGTCCGGTTTCTGACTGAATATGCAGCATCGCAGGACAAGCTTGAACCGATGCTCGCAGCCTTCAGACAAGGTGTAATCCCTGCCTCTGTAGGGAAAGTCACAGCAAACTCCATGCGTGAAGAGGGCATTGAGGCGCTGGTCATTCCAGAGGAAGAGAAGATGGGCGCACTCATCGTTGAACTCGGACGTTACTTTGCGGCGGGGCATGCGGACAAAGTTCGTGGCCTGCAATAA
- a CDS encoding endospore germination permease produces the protein MNQSVTHRQIVLLVLLLSITGTLIQPHAQAIFYAEQHAYLSYVPVVLVMLVSMWMISRVQRRFPNQDLFEALVERFPLLGRLAGVMYILFFFFVFARDIRLIGDYVSITLLETTPISIVVLSLMIMAVFIVRGGLGSLIGMAELYVTLFLLNSVIVPFMLIQQVNMDNLMPYFHVDPAGVGKGSWYIFSFYGEMIALPFVVKGSDFRFKPVFWGMIISGLLMILIMVETITSIGVPIASRLVYPSYELARQLQISDFLDRFDLALAAATLPTMITKIAFDLYFVCWGLKRMIPNVSGKVMTGPVALVGFVCAFWFFRNAIQLYRFTREWTWIAIVFEVMFPLVLFLFLRPRKKKAQESKDSMKDVEKGRKDSHGGELQPS, from the coding sequence ATGAATCAGAGTGTGACTCATCGACAGATCGTGTTGCTCGTGCTGCTGCTTAGTATTACGGGTACGTTGATTCAGCCCCATGCACAGGCCATCTTTTATGCGGAACAGCACGCTTACCTCTCGTATGTACCAGTCGTTTTGGTGATGCTTGTATCCATGTGGATGATCAGCCGGGTTCAGCGGAGATTTCCGAACCAGGATCTGTTTGAAGCGTTAGTTGAGAGGTTCCCCTTGTTGGGAAGGCTCGCAGGCGTAATGTACATTCTGTTTTTTTTCTTCGTATTTGCAAGAGATATCCGATTAATTGGTGATTACGTCAGCATAACGTTGCTGGAAACGACACCGATTTCAATTGTGGTATTGTCACTTATGATTATGGCGGTATTTATCGTCAGAGGTGGGCTTGGCTCGTTGATCGGAATGGCAGAACTGTATGTTACCCTGTTCCTGTTGAATTCTGTAATTGTGCCTTTCATGCTGATTCAGCAGGTGAATATGGATAATCTGATGCCCTACTTTCATGTCGATCCCGCGGGTGTGGGAAAAGGGAGCTGGTACATATTTTCTTTTTATGGAGAGATGATCGCATTGCCTTTCGTCGTCAAGGGCAGTGATTTTCGCTTCAAACCTGTGTTCTGGGGGATGATTATTTCCGGATTGCTGATGATTCTGATTATGGTGGAAACCATCACGTCGATTGGTGTGCCTATCGCCTCCAGACTGGTATACCCTTCGTATGAACTGGCAAGGCAGTTGCAAATCAGTGACTTTCTGGACCGGTTTGACCTGGCGCTGGCAGCGGCAACCTTGCCTACCATGATTACGAAAATTGCATTTGATCTGTATTTTGTCTGCTGGGGATTGAAGCGGATGATCCCGAACGTATCGGGAAAGGTCATGACAGGCCCAGTCGCGCTGGTGGGTTTTGTCTGTGCCTTCTGGTTTTTCAGAAACGCAATTCAGCTCTATCGATTTACTCGGGAATGGACATGGATCGCCATTGTATTTGAAGTGATGTTCCCTCTCGTGCTGTTTCTTTTCCTTCGTCCTCGCAAAAAGAAGGCACAAGAATCGAAAGATTCCATGAAGGATGTAGAGAAAGGACGGAAGGATTCTCACGGTGGAGAACTCCAGCCTTCCTGA
- a CDS encoding Ger(x)C family spore germination protein, protein MFLIRKIRAVLMLLLCTLFIAGCWDRKEINDVAFVIGIAVDKEGENYRSSLQIALPGQSGASGSTGGGGGTSGDKSWFMLSNTAKTLRGTSLEGQKALSRKIYYAHRRTILIGEDLARDGVASMLDLFTRYPLNRFSALPVVTKGEAYAVMDTDAPIEKFPSEMVRELCLLNMRNPRSLKTFIDAILSDGVDPFLPVASKVDNVPKDWKDVKTNIKLDGLAVFKKDKLVGMIDKAPADALILAMGEANAPEIMVKSPRGEGDIFIKLNENNSSLHPTVKDDKVTVTVQLYAKGVVVDNESNYGDLREEEILKLNDAIHKKIKEDIVEGVRLIQQKYHADILGIGRSIHQHLPKEWDKMKDRWDDIYPDVEVNVIPHVIIENVGVVNKPIGVVEEDIVHD, encoded by the coding sequence ATGTTTCTTATTCGAAAAATTCGCGCTGTATTGATGTTGCTGCTATGTACCCTTTTCATAGCAGGATGCTGGGATCGTAAGGAGATTAATGATGTTGCCTTTGTGATTGGCATAGCGGTCGATAAGGAGGGGGAAAATTACAGATCCAGTCTGCAGATTGCGCTTCCCGGTCAATCCGGTGCTTCTGGCAGTACGGGAGGCGGCGGAGGTACAAGCGGGGACAAATCATGGTTCATGTTGTCCAATACGGCGAAGACACTTCGGGGGACTTCACTCGAGGGTCAAAAAGCGCTATCTCGCAAGATTTATTATGCGCACCGCCGAACCATTCTAATTGGAGAGGATCTTGCCCGGGATGGCGTGGCCTCCATGCTCGATTTGTTTACACGTTACCCACTTAACCGATTCTCAGCATTGCCAGTCGTTACCAAAGGTGAGGCATACGCTGTGATGGATACGGATGCACCTATAGAAAAATTCCCATCCGAGATGGTGAGAGAGCTATGCTTACTAAATATGCGGAATCCGCGTTCACTCAAAACGTTTATAGATGCCATTCTTAGTGATGGCGTAGATCCATTCCTGCCGGTTGCTTCGAAAGTGGACAATGTTCCAAAAGATTGGAAGGATGTCAAAACAAATATCAAACTGGATGGATTGGCCGTGTTTAAGAAAGACAAGCTGGTTGGCATGATCGACAAGGCCCCCGCCGATGCCCTGATTCTCGCTATGGGGGAAGCCAATGCGCCGGAAATTATGGTCAAGTCTCCACGCGGAGAAGGAGATATATTCATCAAGCTGAACGAGAACAATTCTTCACTTCACCCTACTGTGAAGGATGACAAGGTTACCGTGACCGTTCAATTGTACGCCAAAGGAGTCGTAGTAGATAACGAATCGAATTACGGTGATCTGCGTGAGGAAGAGATACTGAAACTAAATGACGCGATCCACAAAAAAATAAAAGAGGATATCGTTGAAGGCGTTCGATTAATTCAGCAAAAATATCATGCCGATATTCTCGGGATCGGTCGATCCATCCATCAGCACTTGCCTAAAGAGTGGGACAAAATGAAGGATCGATGGGATGATATCTATCCTGATGTTGAGGTGAACGTTATCCCGCATGTCATTATTGAAAATGTAGGGGTAGTCAATAAACCGATCGGTGTCGTTGAGGAGGATATCGTACATGATTAA
- a CDS encoding cobalt-precorrin-5B (C(1))-methyltransferase: MIGGNTPDPDKPMRSGFTTGACATAVAKGATQLLLTGVTPAQAVVSLPAGFDHSFELIEQELTDGVATCATIKDAGDDPDATHRAKIIAHVSWRDEPGMELDGGIGVGRVTKPGLPVPVGEAAINPVPRRMITEAVTQVLAEHGTARGVRVVISVPDGEEIAKKTLNSRLGILGGISILGTRGVVVPFSTSAYRASVVQAISVAQASGCEHIVLTTGGSSEKYAMKMMPELPEEAFIQMGDFVGFAIKHGKRLGMKRISLVGMPGKFAKVAQGVMMVHSKSAPVDFGFLASVARETGAEDELAQAIEEANTATQVADMMTEAGYLPYFEKLCTYACQHCLEHAGGGITVEVVLVTMKGMELGRAEISELEDSNWSKES, translated from the coding sequence ATGATAGGCGGCAATACACCAGACCCCGACAAACCAATGCGTTCCGGCTTCACCACAGGAGCATGCGCCACAGCCGTTGCCAAGGGAGCAACGCAGCTCCTGTTAACAGGTGTTACGCCGGCACAGGCCGTGGTTTCATTGCCCGCGGGCTTTGACCACTCGTTCGAACTGATCGAGCAGGAACTGACCGATGGCGTAGCGACCTGTGCCACGATCAAAGACGCCGGGGATGACCCGGACGCCACGCATCGGGCGAAGATCATCGCACATGTGTCCTGGCGGGACGAGCCGGGGATGGAGCTGGATGGAGGTATCGGCGTTGGCCGGGTCACGAAGCCCGGACTTCCCGTGCCTGTAGGCGAAGCGGCAATTAATCCCGTTCCGCGCCGAATGATTACCGAGGCCGTCACCCAGGTGCTTGCCGAACATGGCACAGCCAGAGGAGTGCGGGTTGTGATTAGCGTCCCGGATGGCGAAGAAATCGCCAAGAAGACCCTGAATTCCCGGCTCGGCATTCTGGGCGGCATCTCCATTTTAGGTACACGCGGCGTGGTCGTTCCGTTCTCTACCTCTGCCTACAGAGCGAGTGTGGTACAGGCGATCTCGGTTGCTCAGGCATCCGGCTGTGAGCATATTGTGCTGACCACGGGCGGCAGTAGTGAGAAATACGCGATGAAAATGATGCCCGAGCTGCCAGAGGAAGCCTTTATTCAAATGGGAGACTTTGTCGGCTTTGCGATTAAACACGGTAAACGACTGGGGATGAAACGCATTAGTCTGGTCGGGATGCCTGGCAAATTTGCCAAAGTAGCTCAAGGCGTCATGATGGTGCACTCCAAGAGTGCGCCGGTGGATTTTGGATTTCTTGCGTCCGTGGCCCGCGAGACCGGAGCCGAAGATGAACTGGCGCAAGCGATCGAGGAAGCCAACACGGCGACTCAGGTGGCAGATATGATGACTGAGGCCGGGTACTTGCCCTATTTTGAAAAGTTATGTACATATGCTTGCCAGCACTGTTTGGAACATGCGGGAGGCGGCATAACGGTGGAAGTGGTATTGGTAACGATGAAAGGAATGGAACTGGGGAGGGCGGAAATCAGTGAACTCGAAGACAGCAACTGGAGCAAAGAATCGTAA
- the cobK gene encoding precorrin-6A reductase → MIFMLCGTSDARELALQIQQQGADVLTSVVTDSAANSLTEAGLPVRTGRLTVEAMVELVREKGSRAIVDASHPFAEEAHANAMEAAKQAGIPYIRYERTGLAYDDHALLHVVSSYDEAALKAKELKGSVMLTTGSKTLQIFTKHLLGDPDIRLVARMLPRLDNMEKCGELGVEQRNIIAMQGPFSREMNEALYKHYATTVMVTKESGKTGAVDEKIQSALELGIHVVLISRPEAEFGTVFDHFEGVLDELKRVLVQ, encoded by the coding sequence ATGATCTTCATGTTGTGTGGTACAAGTGATGCACGGGAACTGGCTCTACAGATTCAGCAGCAAGGTGCAGACGTGCTGACTTCTGTTGTAACCGACAGTGCGGCGAATAGCCTGACAGAAGCCGGATTACCTGTTCGGACAGGCCGTTTGACTGTGGAAGCCATGGTGGAGCTGGTGCGTGAAAAAGGTAGCCGTGCCATTGTGGATGCAAGTCATCCGTTTGCTGAAGAAGCACATGCCAATGCGATGGAAGCAGCCAAACAGGCAGGCATTCCATACATTCGTTATGAGCGCACGGGTTTGGCATACGATGATCATGCGTTGCTTCATGTCGTATCTTCCTATGATGAAGCGGCACTGAAGGCCAAAGAACTGAAGGGCTCAGTCATGCTGACGACAGGTAGCAAAACGTTGCAGATCTTCACCAAGCATCTGCTCGGTGATCCGGACATTCGTCTCGTAGCTCGCATGCTTCCACGTCTCGACAATATGGAGAAATGCGGTGAGCTTGGCGTGGAACAGCGCAATATTATTGCGATGCAGGGACCTTTTTCCCGTGAAATGAATGAAGCCTTGTACAAGCACTATGCGACGACCGTAATGGTTACCAAGGAGAGCGGCAAGACCGGAGCAGTGGATGAGAAAATCCAATCTGCACTGGAGCTGGGCATTCATGTCGTACTGATTTCACGTCCTGAGGCTGAATTTGGGACAGTGTTTGATCATTTTGAAGGTGTCCTGGATGAGTTGAAGCGCGTATTGGTGCAGTAG
- a CDS encoding sirohydrochlorin chelatase — protein sequence MDAILLVGHGSRDPEGNRELKEFANEVAAKAPENTLVETCFLELTRPSIAEGVTACVDRGATRVVLVPIILFAAGHAKIDIPNAIDRAKARYPQVEFVYGRPIGVHEKVVQIMQTRLQEAQPVLVASQGGTAVAAPPAPVTDEETAVLVLGRGSSDPDANSDFFKMTRMLWEKLPYKWTESSFIGVTQPSFPDGLERCLLLGAKKIIIMPYFLFTGVLIKRIDEMTAEFAAAHPDIQVEVGGYFGFHPKLVELVLERAHEGLYGRVTANCDNCQFRLEAAKHHHHHHDHDHGHDHDHHHDHDHHHDHDHDHDHDHDHGHEHSHDHHHEHSHVHHHDHSDHDHSHRHDEHDHQHVHAHEDHSHKHDHDHEHKQTAVDREASLDYHHDHDGELHHTHHEHEGNAQEDASPDQAEIAATSEQVNRP from the coding sequence ATGGATGCAATATTGTTGGTGGGACACGGGAGTCGAGATCCTGAGGGGAACCGGGAACTGAAGGAATTTGCAAATGAGGTAGCAGCAAAGGCACCGGAAAATACGCTGGTGGAGACCTGTTTTCTGGAGTTAACGAGACCAAGTATTGCTGAAGGCGTTACCGCTTGTGTGGATCGAGGGGCAACACGTGTCGTGTTGGTGCCGATCATTTTGTTTGCTGCCGGTCATGCCAAGATTGATATTCCTAACGCTATTGACCGTGCGAAGGCACGTTATCCACAGGTGGAATTTGTATATGGTCGCCCCATTGGTGTTCATGAGAAAGTCGTTCAAATCATGCAGACCCGTCTGCAAGAAGCTCAACCTGTACTTGTGGCATCCCAAGGCGGAACAGCGGTAGCGGCTCCACCTGCTCCGGTGACGGATGAAGAGACCGCAGTACTGGTGCTTGGACGGGGAAGCAGTGACCCGGATGCCAACAGTGACTTTTTCAAAATGACCCGGATGTTATGGGAGAAACTGCCGTACAAGTGGACGGAAAGCAGCTTTATTGGCGTAACTCAGCCCTCATTCCCGGATGGATTAGAGCGCTGTCTCTTGCTAGGTGCGAAGAAAATCATCATTATGCCTTATTTCCTGTTCACAGGTGTACTGATCAAGCGCATTGATGAAATGACCGCAGAATTTGCAGCAGCACATCCAGACATTCAGGTCGAGGTTGGCGGATACTTTGGATTTCACCCGAAACTGGTTGAACTCGTACTGGAGCGGGCCCATGAGGGGTTATACGGACGTGTAACAGCCAACTGTGACAACTGCCAATTCAGACTGGAAGCAGCCAAACACCATCACCACCATCATGATCACGACCATGGGCATGACCACGATCATCACCATGACCACGATCATCACCATGATCACGACCACGACCACGACCATGATCACGATCATGGACATGAGCACAGTCACGATCACCATCATGAACACAGCCATGTGCACCATCACGATCATTCGGATCATGATCATTCGCATCGTCATGACGAGCATGACCATCAGCACGTACATGCACATGAAGACCACTCGCATAAGCATGATCACGATCATGAGCATAAACAGACTGCCGTCGATCGTGAAGCATCACTCGATTATCATCATGATCACGATGGAGAGTTGCATCATACTCATCACGAGCATGAAGGAAATGCACAAGAAGATGCTTCTCCCGATCAGGCTGAGATTGCAGCAACTTCAGAGCAGGTGAATCGTCCATGA